In a single window of the Micromonospora sp. WMMD1155 genome:
- a CDS encoding BON domain-containing protein, giving the protein MTDVLDVRDDQRIQRDVLAQLAWDAQLQPNEIGVSVDEGVVTLTGFVDGAARSWAATRCAQRVRGVRAVADEIEVRLPGTPGRTDADVAIAASRALEWDSFVPAERLDVTVANGWLMLRGEVEFGWQRRAAEGEVRRLDGVRGITNLIEVRPSAPPAEPLRRDVQRALARTIGAERVTVEVDGDTLVLAGVVRSWWERDQVQRVAWSAPGVRVVHDQLLVGG; this is encoded by the coding sequence ATGACCGACGTGCTGGATGTCCGCGACGACCAGCGGATTCAACGTGACGTCCTGGCGCAACTCGCCTGGGACGCCCAGCTGCAACCGAACGAGATCGGCGTGAGCGTCGACGAGGGTGTGGTGACCCTGACCGGCTTCGTGGACGGTGCCGCCCGCAGTTGGGCGGCGACCCGCTGCGCGCAGCGGGTTCGCGGTGTCCGGGCGGTGGCCGACGAGATCGAGGTGCGGTTGCCCGGTACGCCGGGGCGTACCGACGCCGACGTCGCCATCGCCGCCTCCCGAGCCCTGGAGTGGGACAGCTTCGTGCCCGCCGAACGGCTGGACGTGACGGTCGCCAACGGCTGGCTCATGCTCCGCGGTGAGGTCGAGTTCGGGTGGCAACGGCGTGCCGCCGAGGGGGAGGTGCGCCGGCTCGACGGCGTACGGGGGATCACCAACCTGATCGAGGTGCGACCGTCGGCGCCTCCGGCGGAGCCGCTGCGCCGGGACGTGCAGCGGGCGCTGGCCCGGACCATCGGGGCCGAGCGGGTGACCGTCGAGGTGGACGGCGACACGCTCGTCCTGGCCGGGGTGGTCCGGTCCTGGTGGGAACGCGACCAGGTCCAGCGGGTCGCCTGGTCCGCGCCGGGCGTACGGGTGGTGCACGACCAACTCCTGGTGGGCGGGTGA
- a CDS encoding glycosyltransferase family 4 protein, whose protein sequence is MVVPPWLSVPPPGYGGLEQVVAALVDALSVQGHAVTLFGAGSDHGTAADGFVSTVPEVQYERLGESLPELAHLARVKRLVTAADFDVIHDHTTIGPLVAGRRAVPTVATVHGNPVGEYGDVLGDVDSGVALVAISHAQRRLNTDLPWAGTVHNALDIRGFPRKTEPGRGPVLWLARFSPDKGPEVAIRACREAGLPLLLAGKCNEPAERRYYEQVVAPLVDENVTVVLNADRAETLRMLVDARCLVMPIQWDEPFGMVMLEAMATGTPVVALNRGAVPELVRPGLTGLVCERAEELPAAVLAAEQLDPQDCVAHVAENFSVARMAEDYVEVYRRFAAGRYDVHESARVSAR, encoded by the coding sequence ATGGTGGTCCCGCCATGGTTGTCAGTGCCGCCCCCCGGCTACGGGGGTCTGGAACAGGTCGTCGCCGCCCTGGTGGACGCGCTCAGCGTGCAGGGACACGCGGTCACGCTGTTCGGCGCCGGTAGCGACCACGGCACGGCAGCCGACGGCTTCGTCTCCACCGTCCCCGAGGTCCAGTACGAGCGGCTCGGCGAGTCACTGCCGGAGCTGGCCCACCTGGCCCGGGTGAAGCGCCTGGTCACGGCGGCCGACTTCGACGTGATCCACGACCACACCACGATCGGCCCGCTGGTCGCCGGCCGCCGGGCCGTACCGACCGTCGCGACCGTGCACGGCAACCCGGTGGGCGAGTACGGCGACGTGCTCGGCGACGTCGACTCGGGCGTCGCCCTGGTGGCGATCTCGCACGCCCAACGCCGGTTGAACACCGACCTGCCCTGGGCCGGCACCGTGCACAACGCACTGGACATACGTGGCTTCCCGCGCAAGACCGAGCCCGGCCGGGGGCCGGTGCTGTGGCTGGCCCGCTTCAGCCCGGACAAGGGCCCGGAGGTCGCCATCCGGGCGTGCCGGGAGGCCGGGTTGCCCCTGCTGCTGGCCGGCAAGTGCAACGAGCCGGCCGAGCGCCGCTACTACGAGCAGGTCGTCGCACCGCTGGTCGACGAGAACGTGACAGTGGTCCTCAACGCCGACCGCGCGGAGACGCTGCGGATGCTCGTCGACGCGCGGTGTCTGGTCATGCCGATCCAGTGGGACGAGCCGTTCGGCATGGTGATGCTGGAAGCGATGGCGACCGGCACGCCGGTGGTCGCGCTCAACCGGGGTGCGGTGCCGGAGCTGGTGCGGCCGGGACTGACCGGGCTGGTGTGTGAACGGGCGGAGGAGCTACCCGCCGCGGTGCTCGCGGCCGAGCAGCTCGACCCGCAGGACTGCGTGGCGCACGTCGCGGAGAACTTCTCGGTCGCGCGGATGGCGGAGGACTACGTCGAGGTCTACCGACGCTTCGCCGCCGGGCGGTACGACGTCCACGAATCGGCTCGGGTGTCGGCCCGCTGA